Proteins encoded by one window of Manihot esculenta cultivar AM560-2 chromosome 10, M.esculenta_v8, whole genome shotgun sequence:
- the LOC110623931 gene encoding uncharacterized protein LOC110623931, giving the protein MAKAEIVTQQDSSEEPKNLFSFLKRFGLKLPVFNEDKKAPSKSVVKDEAEMAVGGDGEADNTKQRPNFVRFPNAHPIIPPPLDIELEESSGKTHNPVIIWQVYALGGFIILKWVWARWKERKERAKKASPDNDQPSDEYLSPPDDND; this is encoded by the exons ATGGCGAAAGCTGAAATTGTTACTCAGCAAGATAGCTCAGAAGAACCGAAAAATCTGTTCTCATTCCTGAAGAGATTTGGTCTAAAACTTCCAGTCTTTAATGAAGATAAGAAGGCGCCATCAAAATCTGTGGTCAAAGACGAAGCGGAAATGGCAGTAGGTGGCGACGGGGAGGCGGATAATACAAAGCAGAGGCCAAATTTTGTGAGGTTCCCAAACGCTCATCCCATAATTCCACCACCGCTGGATATCGAGCTCGAAGAGAGCAGCGGAAAGACTCATAATCCAGTAATTATCTGGCAG GTTTATGCCCTTGGTGGGTTCATTATCTTGAAGTGGGTATGGGCAAGATGGAAGGAAAGGAAGGAAAGAGCTAAGAAAGCATCACCTGATAACGATCAACCTTCTGATGAATATCTATCGCCACCTGATGATAATGATTGA